One Lacunisphaera limnophila DNA window includes the following coding sequences:
- a CDS encoding ABC transporter ATP-binding protein, producing the protein MSDVISPVLARNLHKSYDGGRLKVLQDVSLEVRPGELVALLGSSGSGKSTLLHLLGGLDVPDQGELAVCGLDPRDEVARLELRRRHLGFVFQLHNLIPDLTMAENIAVPALATGMDPAARQARIAELTARLGLGHRLTHRIQDLSGGERQRTAICRALMNSPRLLLADEPTGSLDEETGSSVFALIKELAERDGIAVVLATHERRFAEQCHRFVRMRNGRLSEE; encoded by the coding sequence ATGAGTGATGTGATTTCCCCGGTCCTGGCGCGCAACCTCCACAAGAGCTACGATGGCGGCCGCCTGAAGGTGCTGCAGGATGTGTCCCTGGAGGTCCGTCCTGGCGAACTCGTCGCCCTGCTGGGCTCGTCCGGCTCGGGCAAGAGCACGCTCCTGCACCTTCTCGGCGGCCTCGACGTGCCCGACCAGGGCGAGCTCGCCGTCTGCGGGCTCGACCCGCGGGATGAGGTCGCGCGCCTCGAGCTGCGCCGCCGGCACCTCGGCTTTGTCTTCCAGCTGCACAACCTGATCCCCGACCTCACGATGGCGGAGAACATCGCCGTGCCCGCCCTGGCGACCGGCATGGACCCGGCCGCGCGGCAGGCGCGCATCGCCGAACTCACGGCGCGGCTCGGTTTGGGGCACCGGCTCACGCATCGCATCCAGGATCTCTCCGGCGGCGAGCGCCAGCGCACGGCCATCTGCCGCGCGCTCATGAACTCGCCGCGGCTGCTCCTGGCCGACGAACCCACCGGCTCGCTCGACGAGGAGACGGGATCATCGGTCTTCGCTCTGATCAAGGAACTCGCCGAGCGCGACGGCATCGCCGTCGTGCTGGCCACCCATGAACGCCGCTTCGCGGAACAGTGCCACCGCTTCGTGCGGATGCGCAACGGGCGGCTCAGCGAAGAGTGA